The Strigops habroptila isolate Jane unplaced genomic scaffold, bStrHab1.2.pri NC_044300.1_ctg1, whole genome shotgun sequence DNA segment GGGATGCAGGACACGGGACACGGGACGCGGGACACGGGACGCAGGACACTGGATGCGGGACAcgggacatgggatatgggacatgggacatgggacatgggacacgggacatgggacatgggacatgggacatggggccaggctggatggagggTGGAGGAGAAGGGGCTGGAATAGCTTGGGGATGGGGGCAGGGGGTGGTGGGTGCGGGGAGATGCTTTATAGCGGGTGCGTGGTCATGGGTTTGGTGGGGGGACCCTTTGCAGTGGGTCTATGCCCATGCTCTGTACAGAGGGTCCCTTTGCAATGGGTGCAGTGACAGCGCCCATGGGAGAAGACGCTTTGCAGTGGGTCCATGCCCATGTTGTATGGAGGGTCCCTTTGCAATGGGCGCAGCGACAGCACCCACGGGAGACGACCCTCAGCAGCGGGTCCGTGCCGTCGCCCCGTGGCGGGTGACGGGCGCTCCGTGCCGCAGGAGGGCCTGGCGGAGGAGCTGGTGAAGCGCTGCGCGGCGCAGCTCGCCGGGGCGCTGGACTTCATGCACGGCCGGGCGCTGGTGCACCGCGACGTCAAGCTGGACAACGTCCTGCTCTTCGACCGCGAGTGCCGCCGCGTCAAGCTGGGAGACTTCGGGCTCACCCGCCTGCAGGGCTCGGCCACGGGGCCCATGTCCAGCACCCTGCCCTACGCCCCACcggagctctgcctgctccagggCTCCGACACGCTGGAGCTGGATTCCAGCCTGGACGTTTGGGCTTTCGCCgtcctcctcttctgcctctgcacCGGCTGCTTCCCCTGGGCCGTGGCCACCGGCGCTGACCCTCGCTTCGAGGAGTTCAGCGAGTGGCAATGCGGCACGGCGGGGACGGTGCCGCCCGCGTCCTGGCGAGGCTTTGGCGCCGCGGCGCTGGAGATGCTCCGGCGGCTCCTGACCCTGGATCCCAACCGCCGGAGCCCCGCGATCGAGGTGCAGAAATacctgtccctgccctggctggtGGGGCCCAGCgcccaggagccagcagagagCGGCTCCGGGTGCCCCCTCACCGCTGGCGCTGGGGAGAGCTCGGGGGGCACCGGGGATGCTGCTGGTCAAGGAGATGGGGTTCCCCTGCCCCCCGCTAATGAACTGGCGCAGTGCTGGTAGCCAGCACCTCAACATGGAGTTatgggatgggttgggttggaagggaccttcaagctcataGACTCgtggaatgggttgggttggtaGGAACCTTCAAGCTCATACTcatgggatgggttgggttggaagggaccttcaagctcataCGCATggaatggttcaggttggaagggaccttcaagctcataGGCTcatgggatgggttgggttggTAGGAACCTTCAAGCTCATACTcatgggatgggttgggttggaagggaccttcaagctcacAAACTCATGGGATGggttgagttggaagggaccttcaagctcataGACTcatgggatgggttgggttggaagggaccttcaagctcatccagttccaaccccctgccacaggcagggacaccttccatagagcaggttgctccaagcccccgtgtccaacctggccttgaacactgccagcaatggggcagccacagcttctggcGCTGGCATCATGGTGGGAGCTCCCCAATGTTCTGGGCTCCCTTTATCCTCCAGGCCTGTGGGGCTAGAGGTGAGTTGCAGACACAGGAAGGAGAAGCGATGCTTCAGGAAGCACGTGGAgatcccatccctgctgctggacaCCCAGCACCTTGCACCTCAATGTCACTCGGTGATGGGGATGCTGCTTTGGGGTACCAAAGCCACCCCTTGGACACAGCACAAGGGGAAGACGGGCACCTGAGCTCCTTCCTGCACACGGAGGGGGTGTCACGGGTAGGAGAGATGATGAACAGCCCCCTTGGGGGATCAGGATGTGGGGAAACCAACGCAAGCCCTCAGGGAATGCGGCCGGactggggtgggatggggctgggaggagcTGCCGAGCCCTAGAGGACAAACCTGGGGTCAGGCTTGGTCCAAGCAAAGCAATGGGTGGACGTGGGTCAGTTGGTAGAAAAGGGTTAAAGATGCAGCAAGAGGATGGAGGGACACGGACACGAGCAGGTTTCAACGGCTGCAAATGTTCTCCAGCACGGGAGGGCCTGGAAAGGCTCCATGGGGCAGCTTATGGGGTGAGCTCATGGTCTGGAGCCTGGACAAGCACCTGCTTGGGCTCAACCACCATCTGGTCCCCTCTGGCAGCCGGgatgggagcagcagcatcccccaggCTTTGGCATCAACCACGGGGCCACCAGGCTCGTGGGCACCTTGCTGCTGGGGAGCACTGACCTGGGACCCTCCTGCACCCCCCCGGGCAGGGACATGGGGCTTTGAGGGGTGCCATCAGCAGAGGAGCCATCTCCTGCACCCCCAACCCTGGGCAAGGcggatggggagggggaaaactGAGATCCTGGGATcatgggatgggttgggttggaaaggaccttcaagctcctccagtcccaacccctgccatgggcagggacaccttctgctagagcaggttgctccaagccctgtcccaacagtgccagggatggggcagccacagctcctttTGGCATCCTGAGGAATTCCTTGGAAGCGAAGGTTTGGCGTCGGAACAATTTGCTTCCCAAATGCTGAAGCTTCAATAAAACCCTTTGTTGTTTTCCCTGGGTTTTAACCGCGTTTTCCCATCAACTCGCTGCTCGAGCCCtaaatccttctcctcctcttcgAGGCGCTCAAGCTCTGAGCAAACAGGGTCCAGATCCCTGTTCCAGCACCAGAATTCCTGGTGCTTTCCCTAAAGGAAAGGCACTGGGTGATGCTGGCAACGTGTGGATGCCCAAAGCCCATCCACATCCATGGCTCCAGCCCTCACTTGAGCTTCCCACcggcagagctgggctggaggagggTGATAACTCGGCCACAGCCTTGTCCCAtgttctgcagcatctctgagGGCATCACCCATGGGCACACCAGGGACCTCCTCTGGTCAGTTGGATGCTCCTCAGCCAACGTAGCGTGAAGGGTTGGGATGAGGTGACAGCGTGGATGGGTTTGGAGATCTCCTGGGATCACGTCCCTCAGACCCTCTGGCTTTCCAGTCGTTGCTTCCTTCAACCAGCCAGCACCACCTCCAGAACCTGACACAGATCCCATGGGACTACCAAGAGGAGTTAATGaaggaatcatggaatcacagcatcaaccaggctggaaaagaccttcaagagcatcaagtccaaccattccccagcactaaGGCCACCACCAACCCATGGCACCTCATCCACACGGTGcgtgaacacttccagagggATGgtgaccccagcactgccctaTGTTCCAATACCTGTAAGTGACGACGTTTAGGCCTCAGGACCACCCCAAAAGGCAGCAGCCACCCCTCAACCCCACCTCAACGGGAGGTACCTGATGAACCGGGTACCAGGGCAGAGCTTTGGTGGAAGATGGGCCCCAAATCCCAACGTTCTCACCCCAACACCCATAACCCCGGCAGcgggttggagctggaggagctttaagctgCTGCTGATCCCCAGCAGCTTTCCCGATCCTCTGCAGACCCCTCGTGTCCAGCACCGGGAACTGCTGCGCTCCTCCTGGATGCGTTCTCCTCTATGGGAAGCTCAGTTGGAAGCGACCCACAGTGACCCATCGAGCCCAAAGGGGCCCCTCTATGGATCCCCACAGCTCTAAGGGGGACCTCAAGCTTTAGGAACCCCAATCTCCAAAGGGGGTGTCCCCCCTCCCATCCCAAGGCACCTCCAATGGGGGAGGGAaggttttggggtgtccccgGGGGTCCTTTCCTGCAGGGAGACCCCAAGACCcagcacacacacccccccccggAGCCCCAATAGGCCCCTGTAGACCCCCTGAGCACCTCAAATAACCCCAAGACACCCCAAAATCCCCCCCCCCTTAAACTCCCACATCCCCCAGAGCACCCCGGAACAACAACGGCTCCCCAGGGGCACCCCAGGACCCAAAGTCACCCCTTGAACCCAGTATATAGGCC contains these protein-coding regions:
- the LOC115618919 gene encoding uncharacterized serine/threonine-protein kinase SBK3-like; translated protein: MEQAAEEQEDNEEILERLMARLGRELPQQELQENFTVLEELGRGSYGCALLAEPRHGGSPLVLKLLPKEQTERRAFLREYCISQCLSGHAACLRALPIAFESSTHFAFGQELAPAGDLCGILNPGEGLAEELVKRCAAQLAGALDFMHGRALVHRDVKLDNVLLFDRECRRVKLGDFGLTRLQGSATGPMSSTLPYAPPELCLLQGSDTLELDSSLDVWAFAVLLFCLCTGCFPWAVATGADPRFEEFSEWQCGTAGTVPPASWRGFGAAALEMLRRLLTLDPNRRSPAIEVQKYLSLPWLVGPSAQEPAESGSGCPLTAGAGESSGGTGDAAGQGDGVPLPPANELAQCW